In Topomyia yanbarensis strain Yona2022 chromosome 2, ASM3024719v1, whole genome shotgun sequence, one DNA window encodes the following:
- the LOC131682975 gene encoding uncharacterized protein LOC131682975 has translation MGCFGKKSKKSCPPSSPKCKPKPTQKAWTQDEWKIHGHYLTQLSVPKKDFALENFYKTPVPRKVPLNQLKPRMNTLAQPKTINTPHACHLPSSKCHCHVADPIRGIHPDAIHYVPTRRIKMLCRPKLDYHEVVRCFPKKNVMCVSKKILLPRSSYRTKKLAMPKYQYLCAPDANPFGVKPEALWAVATDRTLESDRDVIAVWKTSPDLSPSAQVVGSPSKVKYQNFILFPSQLMIVKIDIKIGLILLCFHIFSF, from the exons ATGGGCTGTTTCggcaaaaaatccaaaaaatcttgTCCCCCATCATCACCAAAATGCAAACCAAAACCAACCCAGAAAGCTTGGACACAAGATGAATGGAAAATTCACGGCCACTATCTGACCCAATTGTCAGTTCCTAAGAAGGATTTCGCGCTAGAAAATTTTTACAAGACCCCG GTTCCACGAAAAGTTCCACTCAACCAGCTGAAACCACGAATGAACACCCTGGCACAACCGAAAACAATCAACACACCGCACGCCTGTCATCTGCCATCGAGCAAATGTCACTGCCACGTCGCCGATCCCATCCGCGGGATTCATCCGGATGCCATCCATTACGTTCCAACCAGAAGAATCAAAATGCTATGCCGACCCAAACTCGACTATCATGAAGTGGTTCGTTGTTTTCCCAAAAAGAACGTCATGTGCGTCAGCAAAAAAATCCTCCTGCCTCGATCTAGCTACCGAACGAAAAAATTAGCGATGCCAAAGTATCAGTACCTGTGTGCACCCGATGCGAATCCCTTCGGCGTGAAACCGGAAGCACTGTGGGCGGTCGCCACGGACCGAACG TTAGAATCTGATCGTGACGTTATCGCTGTGTGGAAAACATCACCGGATCTTTCACCATCAGCTCAAGTGGTTGGGAGCCCGAGTAAAGTtaaatatcaaaatttcatcTTATTTCCATCTCAGTTAAtgattgtcaaaattgacatcaaAATTGGCCTCATTTTGCTGTGCTTTCATATTTTTagtttctga